The sequence TCCTGGTCCCCTTCTGGTGGGTCATCGTGAACAGCTCGAAGAGTGCGGCCGGGCTGTTCGGAGGCACGAGCGCCCTCTGGTTCGCGCCCGACATCAACTACCTCGAGAATCTGGTCGACCTGTTCACCTATGGCGGCGGCATCTACGCGCGCTGGCTCGGGAACTCCGCCCTGTACGCCATCGCGGGCGGCATCGGCGCCACGGTGCTCGCGGTGCTCGCCGGGTACGGGTTCGCGAAGTACCGCTTCGCGGGGCGGAGAGCCTCCTTCGCGATCCTCCTCGGCGCCGTCATGGTGCCGACGACGGCGCTCGTCATCCCCACGTTCGTCCTGTTCGCACAGGTCGGCTGGACGAACACGATCTGGGCGGTGATCCTGCCCACGCTGCTCAACCCGTTCGGGGTGTACCTCATGAACGTCTACGCCCGGGACTCGGTGCCCGACGAGCTCCTGGATGCCGCGCGGGTGGACGGCGCGGGGGAGTTCCGGACGTTCCTGCAGGTCGCGCTGCCGCTGCTGCGCCCCGCGATCGTGACGGTGCTGCTCCTGTCGACCGTCGCGTCGTGGAACAACTACTTCCTTCCGCTCGTGATGCTCTCCGACAACAGGCTCTTCCCCGTGACCGTCGGCATCGGGCTGTGGCAGTCCACCGCGTCGACGTACGGCGCCGCAGGCGGACAGAGCCTGTGGAGCATCATCATCCTGGGCTCGCTCGTCTCGGTGATCCCGCTGATCATCGCCTTCCTCGCACTGCAGAAGTACTGGCAGGGCGGGCTGTCGATCGGAAGCCTCAAGTGAGCCGGCTCCCCGCGCCACCTCGCCCCCGTTCCGCCTGCCCTGGAAGAGAAGAATGATCCACGCACACCTCACCATCGACCCGCACTTCGAGGTCGGTCCCATCCACCGGCGCCTCTTCGGCTCGTTCGTCGAGCACCTGGGCCGCTGCGTGTACGACGGCATCTACGAGCCGTCGCACCCGACCGCCGACGAGCACGGGTTCCGTGGTGACGTCGTGGAGCTGGTCAGGGAGCTGGGCGTCTCGACCATCCGGTACCCCGGCGGCAACTTCGTGTCGGGGTACCGCTGGGAGGACGGCGTCGGCCCGCGTGAGAAGCGGCCTCGGCGGCTGGATCTCGCGTGGCACTCCACCGAGACGAACGAGATCGGGCTCGACGAGTTCGCGACGTGGCTGGAGAAGGTCGGCGGCGAGCTGATGTACGCGGTCAACCTCGGAACCCGCGGCGTGCTGGAAGCGCTCGACGTGCTGGAGTACGCCAACCACCGATCCGGCACGCACTGGTCCGATCAGCGCATCGCCAACGGGCATCCCGAGCCCCACGGCATCCGGATGTGGTGCCTCGGCAACGAGATGGACGGACCGTGGCAGCTGGGTCACAGCACGGCCGAGCAGTACGCGCAGCTCGCGGCGGCCACGGCGAGCGCCATGCGGCAGATCGACCCCGATCTGGAGCTCGTGGTGTGCGGCAGCTCGAGCGCCCAGATGCCGACGTTCGGCGAGTGGGAACGCGTCGTCCTCGAGCAGACGTACGACGAGGTCGACTTCATCTCGTGCCACGCCTACTACGAGCCCCAGGGCGAGGATTACGCGAGCTTCCTGGCATCCGCGGTCAACATGGACCGCTTCATCGAGGCCGTCGTGGCCACCGCCGACCATGTCAAGGCCGTCCGTGGCAGTGACAAGACCATCAACATCTCGTTCGACGAGTGGAACGTCTGGTACCAGTCCCGCTACCAGGAGGTCGAACGCATCACGGATGTCGAGACCTGGCCCGTCGCGCCTCGCCTGCTCGAGGACTCGTACTCGGTTCTGGATGCGGTCGTCTTCGGCAACCTGATGATCTCGCTCATCCGCCACGCAGACCGCGTGACGGCGGCGAGCCTCGCTCAGCTCGTGAACGTGATCGCGCCGATCATGACCGAGCCCGGCGGGCCCGCGTGGCGCCAGACCACCTTCTTCCCGTTCTCGCTGACCGCGACGCTGGCACGGGATGTCGCGCTCGAGCTGAAGCTGGACAGCCCGACCTACGACAGTCAGCTCTACGGCACCGTTCCGATCGTCGACGCCGTGGCCACGCACGACGGCAACGGCGGCGGGACCACCGTGTTCGCCGTGAACCGGAGTCTCACCGAGGAGGTGACGCTCGAGATCGACACGCTCGCCCTCGGCGGCGTCTCGCGCGCGGAGGCGACGTCCCTTTTCGACGACGACATCCACGCGGCGAACACGCTCGAAGACCCGGACCGCGTGCGACCGAAGGAGAACACGTCGGTCGAACTCGGCGAGGGGACCGTTCGCATCACCCTTCCGCCGGTGTCGTGGACGGTGCTGACGCTCGAGTGAGTCGGGGGCGACATGGCTCGCATCCAGCGGGTGACGCTCAAGGAGATCGCCGCCCAGACCGGGGTGTCGATGACGACGATCTCGAAGGTGCTCAACGGCGCGCCGGACGTCTCATCCGCGACGCGGGCTCTGGTCGAGGACCGGCTGCGCGAGAGCGGCTACCGGCGACGCAAGAGCAGGAAGCGGCCCGAGTACATCGAGGTCGTCCTCCACGAGCTCGACGGCGACTGGGCACTGGCGATCATCGAGGGCGTCCGCGAGAGCGCGGCCGGAGCCGGACTCGCGATCTCGCTCTCGGTGACCGGCGATCGGCGCGCTCCCGGGCCTGAGTGGCTGGACTCCGTCGTCCGCCGCGGGCCGACGGGCATCATCCTGCTCTTCGCCGGCATCTCGCCCGAGCAGCGCGCGATGCTCGACGCCCGCGGCATCCCCTTCGTGATCATCGACCCCGCCGGCGACCCGGCACCCGGGATCCCCTCGGTGGGATCGGCGAACTGGTCGGGCGGCGTCGCCGCCACGCGGCACCTGCTCGAGCTCGGCCATCGCCGCATCGCGGCGATCACGGGGCCCGAGGACGTCATGTGCTCGCTCGCGCGGCTCGATGGGTACCGGGCCGCGATGACATCGGCAGGACTGCGGATCGAGCCGGGCTGGGTACGGTACGGGGACTTCCGGCGCGCCGGCGGGGAACGGCATGCACGCGCCCTCCTGCAGTTGCCCGATCCGCCGACGGCCGTCTTCGCGGGGAACGATCTGCAGGCGATCGGCGTGCTTCATGCCGCCCGGGCCATGGGCGTCGATGTCCCGCGCGACCTGTCGGTCGTCGGGTTCGACGACCTCGCGGTCGCCGAGCTCGCCAGCCCGCGGCTGTCGACGGTGCATCAGCCGCTGCGCGAGATGGCGGAGCAGGCCACCCGGATCGTGCTTCAGCTCCTCGAGGACGTGCCGCCTCAGGTCACCCGGATCGAACTGGCCACGCGCTTGGTGGTGCGGGATTCCACCGCGCGCCCGGGTCGGCTCGTCGCCGTCTGACCCTGCGGGCG comes from Microbacterium cremeum and encodes:
- a CDS encoding LacI family DNA-binding transcriptional regulator, which gives rise to MARIQRVTLKEIAAQTGVSMTTISKVLNGAPDVSSATRALVEDRLRESGYRRRKSRKRPEYIEVVLHELDGDWALAIIEGVRESAAGAGLAISLSVTGDRRAPGPEWLDSVVRRGPTGIILLFAGISPEQRAMLDARGIPFVIIDPAGDPAPGIPSVGSANWSGGVAATRHLLELGHRRIAAITGPEDVMCSLARLDGYRAAMTSAGLRIEPGWVRYGDFRRAGGERHARALLQLPDPPTAVFAGNDLQAIGVLHAARAMGVDVPRDLSVVGFDDLAVAELASPRLSTVHQPLREMAEQATRIVLQLLEDVPPQVTRIELATRLVVRDSTARPGRLVAV
- a CDS encoding alpha-N-arabinofuranosidase is translated as MIHAHLTIDPHFEVGPIHRRLFGSFVEHLGRCVYDGIYEPSHPTADEHGFRGDVVELVRELGVSTIRYPGGNFVSGYRWEDGVGPREKRPRRLDLAWHSTETNEIGLDEFATWLEKVGGELMYAVNLGTRGVLEALDVLEYANHRSGTHWSDQRIANGHPEPHGIRMWCLGNEMDGPWQLGHSTAEQYAQLAAATASAMRQIDPDLELVVCGSSSAQMPTFGEWERVVLEQTYDEVDFISCHAYYEPQGEDYASFLASAVNMDRFIEAVVATADHVKAVRGSDKTINISFDEWNVWYQSRYQEVERITDVETWPVAPRLLEDSYSVLDAVVFGNLMISLIRHADRVTAASLAQLVNVIAPIMTEPGGPAWRQTTFFPFSLTATLARDVALELKLDSPTYDSQLYGTVPIVDAVATHDGNGGGTTVFAVNRSLTEEVTLEIDTLALGGVSRAEATSLFDDDIHAANTLEDPDRVRPKENTSVELGEGTVRITLPPVSWTVLTLE
- a CDS encoding carbohydrate ABC transporter permease, translating into MSVTPTERIVTRRTPGSQIERKRTPRPRGRVSLNIVLALLMIYFLVPFWWVIVNSSKSAAGLFGGTSALWFAPDINYLENLVDLFTYGGGIYARWLGNSALYAIAGGIGATVLAVLAGYGFAKYRFAGRRASFAILLGAVMVPTTALVIPTFVLFAQVGWTNTIWAVILPTLLNPFGVYLMNVYARDSVPDELLDAARVDGAGEFRTFLQVALPLLRPAIVTVLLLSTVASWNNYFLPLVMLSDNRLFPVTVGIGLWQSTASTYGAAGGQSLWSIIILGSLVSVIPLIIAFLALQKYWQGGLSIGSLK